A genomic window from Leptolyngbya sp. BL0902 includes:
- a CDS encoding UDP-N-acetylmuramoyl-tripeptide--D-alanyl-D-alanine ligase — protein MTDVASVGSLAKILQSPLHALSPAIWEQKVSSITTDTRDLRKGALFVALGGERFDGHDFLETAMAQGAVAAVVQVGRERADFPCLAVPDTLAAYQRLGQWWRGQQRAKIVAVTGSVGKTTTKELIAAALATQGSVLKTQANYNNDIGVPKTLLQLQPDHDFGVIEMGMRGPGEIAVLAQVAQPDVAVITNVGTAHIGRLGSEQAIANAKCELLAELSPQGIAVLNHDNDRLMATAAAVWPGRTLTFGLEGGDVRGTLRDGDVLEVDGVALPLPLPGRHNALNLLAAVAVMQALNLDWRVLQQGMTVDLPQGRARRIDLGNDILLLDETYNAGFESMTAALHLLAETPGQRHIAVLGTMKELGDQSVSLHRRVGETVQHLKIDALITLADPDETSALGAGADGVPTTAFADHDALTTHLRDVLRPGDRVLLKASRSVALDRVVTALTASAISA, from the coding sequence ATGACCGACGTAGCCTCCGTGGGCAGCTTAGCAAAGATTTTACAATCCCCCCTTCACGCGCTATCTCCAGCTATCTGGGAACAGAAGGTATCTAGCATTACTACGGATACCCGCGATTTACGGAAAGGAGCGCTATTTGTCGCCCTAGGGGGGGAACGCTTTGACGGCCATGATTTCCTGGAAACCGCCATGGCCCAGGGCGCGGTGGCAGCGGTGGTGCAGGTAGGTCGGGAACGGGCAGACTTTCCCTGCCTTGCGGTACCGGATACCCTAGCGGCCTATCAACGCCTAGGCCAGTGGTGGCGCGGTCAACAACGGGCCAAAATCGTGGCGGTAACGGGCTCCGTCGGCAAAACCACCACCAAGGAACTGATTGCCGCTGCCCTGGCCACCCAAGGCTCCGTCCTCAAAACCCAGGCCAACTACAACAACGACATCGGCGTGCCCAAAACGCTGCTCCAACTTCAGCCCGACCACGACTTTGGCGTGATTGAAATGGGTATGCGGGGGCCGGGGGAAATTGCGGTGCTGGCCCAGGTGGCTCAGCCCGATGTGGCGGTGATTACCAACGTGGGGACGGCCCACATTGGGCGACTGGGCTCAGAGCAAGCGATTGCCAATGCCAAGTGTGAGCTCTTGGCGGAGTTGTCTCCCCAGGGCATCGCCGTCCTCAACCACGACAATGATCGGCTGATGGCAACGGCGGCAGCGGTCTGGCCCGGTCGTACCCTCACCTTTGGCCTGGAGGGGGGGGATGTGCGCGGCACCCTGCGGGATGGCGATGTGCTGGAGGTGGACGGCGTAGCCCTGCCCCTGCCCCTGCCGGGACGGCATAACGCCCTCAACCTGCTGGCGGCGGTGGCGGTGATGCAAGCCCTCAACCTGGATTGGCGCGTGCTTCAGCAGGGGATGACCGTTGACCTGCCCCAGGGCCGTGCCCGCAGGATTGACCTCGGAAATGACATCCTGCTGCTGGATGAAACCTACAACGCCGGGTTTGAGTCCATGACTGCTGCCCTCCATCTGCTGGCCGAAACGCCGGGACAGCGGCACATTGCGGTACTGGGCACCATGAAGGAACTGGGCGATCAGTCTGTGTCTCTCCATCGGCGCGTGGGCGAAACCGTCCAGCACCTCAAAATTGATGCCCTGATCACCCTGGCGGATCCCGATGAAACCAGCGCCCTAGGGGCCGGAGCTGACGGTGTACCCACCACAGCCTTCGCCGACCATGATGCCCTGACGACCCACCTGCGAGACGTCTTGCGCCCTGGAGATCGGGTGTTGCTGAAGGCGTCCCGTTCCGTGGCCCTCGACCGGGTGGTAACGGCCCTTACCGCCAGCGCTATCTCCGCCTAG
- a CDS encoding GDP-L-fucose synthase family protein has product MSSSLAPTPMDASSKIYVAGARGLVGSAVVRALQAQGHHNLVLPTSQDLDLRSQAAVETFFAQEQPEYVFLAAARVGGIQANNIYRAEFLYDNLMMAANVIHSAHRHGVKKLLFLGSSCIYPKLCPQPMKEDYLLTGFLEPTNEPYAIAKIAGLKLCENYRRQYGANFISAMPTNLYGPNDNFHLENAHVLPALMRKFHEAKLQNQPTVTVWGTGTPLREFLYVDDLANALVFLMNTYNDMEFINVGTGQEVSIQELAKTIQAVVGYEGELVFDTTKPDGTPRKLLDVSRLGAAGWQAQIDLKTGIEKTYAWFLNHADSFRR; this is encoded by the coding sequence ATGTCGTCTTCCCTTGCCCCAACGCCCATGGATGCCTCGTCCAAAATCTACGTGGCCGGAGCCCGAGGATTAGTAGGCAGTGCGGTGGTGCGGGCACTCCAGGCCCAGGGACATCACAACCTGGTGCTCCCCACCAGCCAGGATTTAGATTTGCGAAGTCAGGCAGCGGTGGAGACCTTTTTTGCCCAGGAACAGCCGGAGTACGTCTTTTTGGCGGCGGCTAGAGTGGGCGGCATCCAGGCCAACAACATCTACCGGGCCGAGTTTTTGTACGACAATCTGATGATGGCGGCCAATGTGATCCACAGCGCCCACCGCCACGGGGTCAAAAAGCTGCTGTTTCTGGGATCGTCCTGCATTTACCCCAAACTGTGCCCCCAGCCAATGAAGGAAGACTACCTGCTGACGGGCTTTTTGGAGCCCACCAACGAACCCTACGCCATCGCCAAAATTGCGGGGCTCAAGCTCTGCGAAAACTATCGCCGCCAGTATGGGGCAAACTTTATTTCGGCTATGCCCACCAACCTCTATGGCCCCAACGACAACTTTCACCTAGAAAATGCCCACGTCCTCCCCGCCCTGATGCGGAAATTCCACGAGGCCAAGCTCCAGAATCAGCCCACGGTGACGGTGTGGGGCACGGGCACGCCCCTGCGGGAATTTCTCTATGTCGATGATCTGGCCAATGCCCTGGTGTTTTTGATGAACACCTACAACGACATGGAATTTATCAACGTCGGCACTGGGCAAGAAGTGTCCATTCAGGAACTCGCAAAAACCATTCAAGCCGTGGTGGGCTACGAAGGGGAACTGGTGTTTGACACCACCAAACCCGATGGCACCCCCCGCAAGCTGCTGGATGTGTCCCGCCTGGGGGCAGCGGGTTGGCAAGCCCAGATCGACCTCAAAACAGGCATCGAAAAAACCTACGCCTGGTTCCTCAACCATGCCGATAGCTTCCGGCGCTAG